In one window of Frigoriglobus tundricola DNA:
- a CDS encoding serine/threonine-protein kinase produces the protein MTELTPAEAVFFAAAALPPADRHAYLSRVCAENDDLRRRVERMLAARPEVGNFLEPPIAPRAECATGTFAPAAPPTAPFGSDNGATSDLPGRDEHVGAVLGGKYKLVEEIGEGGMGSVFMAQQTEPVKRAVAVKVIKAGMDSKAVLARFEAERQALALMDHPNIARVLDAGTTEGGRPYFVMELVKGIPITQYCDDRKLTPRQRLELFVPVCHAIQHAHMKGVIHRDIKPSNVLVALYDDRPVPKVIDFGVAKAAGPTLTDKTLMTGFGAVVGTPEYMSPEQANLNNLDIDTRSDVYSLGVLLYELLTGTTPVDRKSLGKAALLEVLRIVREVEAPRPSNKLSSAATPPSVAANRGTEPAKLSKLMKGELDWVVLKALEKDRTRRYESANGLARDVQRYLADEVVEARPPSAGYRVRKFVRRHKGRVAVTTAFLALLVVSAAVSSWLALQAKRAEAVAEDRRIEAEANAKEAEANSLEVSFQKGVISGQADHLQWALVNSKLDALSSRVDLDAAESRTDPRIGLLRRTRTLRDLSQIELPTGFAFLYGHVIDRRRDLREFVTAAVLTTGQNYAPLLPPLTHDGYAVLWNTLSPDSKTCLTIGADGSARIWESRTAKPLATLREGAERVVQVGFSPDGKIIYTSDSDSILRFWNSADCTFRAKTELSPNRYVYPNGLAFHQLPFVAPTANRVAMTNTRVLTQSQPVSGNAFRKGEDIFYDGPCRPAELWDTASGRLVARFDHPGSKGEDCRLANNGNWIATVQEKTRIVLVSADDGRELGRLLLPHGEEISGFDVSPNGHRIQTRSQTTGIEPTYHQRIWKPYPWRIIPDPVLDQWKNSDGIYFLTDNLVRIYTSFEYGNEAILYRIGEVDSKTFLGDKTVETTCNDELLVLNDDRIFDGKTLKRLAPPAGRKYPPSLTRLARDGRFVFRESGIRAIDAVTEKQIEFKDGWEVNGHSGYFPAWGTVAVGRGCEIRVIPSPKILDVPPALLELWAQVAVRGELGPDGEFVKWTEQTWEKKRQELAAIPPPHPDFPFPGYVVTDKLHWLRAEYEAAAEKDKLRLAADLLRRSEESGDNVEAVRWRAETDRLSPHVAPSPREK, from the coding sequence ATGACCGAGTTGACCCCTGCCGAAGCGGTCTTTTTCGCCGCTGCCGCCCTGCCTCCTGCAGACAGGCACGCGTACCTTTCACGGGTGTGCGCCGAGAACGACGACCTGCGTCGTCGGGTCGAGCGCATGCTCGCCGCCCGGCCGGAGGTCGGCAATTTCTTGGAGCCGCCGATTGCTCCCCGAGCCGAATGCGCGACCGGCACGTTTGCTCCGGCCGCGCCGCCCACCGCCCCGTTCGGTTCCGACAACGGGGCCACGTCGGACCTTCCCGGCCGCGACGAGCACGTCGGGGCGGTCCTCGGCGGCAAGTACAAGCTGGTGGAGGAGATCGGCGAGGGCGGCATGGGCAGCGTCTTCATGGCCCAGCAGACCGAACCGGTCAAGAGGGCCGTCGCGGTGAAGGTGATCAAGGCCGGGATGGACTCGAAGGCGGTGCTGGCCCGGTTCGAGGCCGAGCGGCAGGCGCTGGCCCTGATGGACCACCCGAACATCGCCCGCGTACTCGACGCCGGCACCACCGAGGGCGGCCGGCCGTACTTCGTCATGGAGTTGGTGAAGGGCATCCCGATCACGCAGTACTGCGACGACCGGAAGCTGACCCCGCGGCAGCGGTTGGAGCTGTTTGTGCCGGTGTGCCACGCGATCCAGCACGCGCACATGAAGGGCGTCATCCACCGGGACATCAAGCCGAGCAACGTGCTGGTGGCGCTGTACGACGACCGCCCGGTGCCGAAGGTGATCGACTTCGGGGTGGCCAAAGCGGCCGGGCCGACGCTCACCGACAAGACGCTTATGACCGGCTTCGGGGCGGTCGTTGGCACGCCGGAGTACATGTCCCCGGAGCAGGCAAACCTGAACAACCTGGACATCGACACACGGAGCGACGTGTATAGTCTCGGCGTGCTGCTGTACGAACTGCTGACCGGCACGACGCCGGTGGACCGCAAGAGCCTGGGCAAGGCGGCGCTGCTAGAGGTGCTGCGGATCGTCCGTGAGGTGGAAGCCCCGCGGCCGAGTAACAAGCTCTCGTCCGCGGCAACCCCGCCGAGCGTGGCAGCGAACCGCGGGACGGAGCCGGCGAAACTGTCAAAACTGATGAAGGGGGAACTCGACTGGGTGGTACTGAAGGCGTTGGAGAAAGACCGCACGCGGCGGTACGAGTCGGCGAACGGGCTGGCCCGTGATGTCCAGCGCTATCTCGCGGACGAGGTGGTGGAGGCCCGCCCGCCGAGCGCCGGCTACCGCGTCCGAAAGTTCGTCCGCCGGCACAAGGGCCGCGTCGCGGTGACGACCGCGTTCCTGGCGCTACTGGTCGTGTCGGCTGCCGTGAGCAGTTGGCTCGCGTTGCAGGCGAAGCGGGCAGAGGCGGTGGCGGAGGACAGGCGAATCGAAGCGGAGGCGAACGCGAAGGAGGCAGAGGCGAACTCGCTAGAGGTGTCATTTCAGAAAGGTGTCATCTCCGGTCAAGCGGATCATTTGCAGTGGGCGTTGGTAAATTCTAAACTCGACGCGTTGTCATCTCGGGTCGATCTCGACGCCGCCGAGAGCAGGACCGACCCGCGCATCGGACTCCTTCGGCGGACTCGTACCTTACGCGACTTGTCGCAGATCGAACTGCCGACGGGCTTCGCCTTCCTCTACGGCCATGTGATCGATCGACGCCGGGATCTGCGTGAGTTTGTCACGGCCGCCGTCCTCACCACCGGCCAAAACTATGCCCCGCTGTTGCCGCCCCTCACGCACGACGGGTACGCCGTGCTGTGGAATACACTCAGTCCCGATAGCAAAACTTGTCTCACCATCGGCGCCGACGGGAGCGCGAGAATCTGGGAGTCCCGCACAGCGAAGCCGCTGGCCACACTGCGAGAAGGTGCCGAACGAGTCGTACAGGTCGGCTTCAGCCCTGACGGCAAAATAATCTATACCAGCGACTCCGATAGCATCCTGCGATTCTGGAATTCGGCCGATTGCACATTTCGGGCAAAAACCGAACTCTCCCCGAACCGGTATGTGTATCCCAACGGTTTGGCGTTCCACCAGCTTCCTTTCGTCGCCCCAACGGCGAACCGCGTGGCGATGACCAACACCCGCGTCCTCACGCAAAGTCAACCAGTTAGTGGGAATGCCTTTAGAAAAGGCGAGGATATATTTTACGATGGCCCGTGTCGTCCTGCCGAATTGTGGGACACTGCATCGGGCCGACTCGTCGCCCGCTTCGATCACCCCGGTAGCAAAGGCGAGGATTGCCGGCTCGCCAACAACGGCAATTGGATTGCCACCGTCCAGGAGAAAACGCGAATCGTCCTCGTCTCGGCCGATGACGGCCGTGAGCTAGGCCGGCTGCTCCTTCCGCACGGAGAAGAGATCTCTGGCTTTGATGTCAGCCCGAACGGACATCGGATTCAGACTCGATCGCAGACGACGGGAATTGAGCCGACCTACCACCAACGGATTTGGAAACCCTATCCGTGGCGGATCATACCCGACCCCGTTTTGGACCAGTGGAAAAATAGCGACGGAATCTATTTTCTCACTGATAACCTCGTGCGGATTTACACGAGTTTCGAGTACGGCAACGAAGCGATTCTCTACAGGATCGGCGAGGTCGATTCCAAAACTTTCCTCGGTGATAAAACGGTCGAAACGACGTGCAATGATGAACTCCTCGTGCTGAATGACGACCGAATCTTCGACGGCAAGACGTTGAAGCGTCTCGCGCCGCCCGCGGGCCGTAAGTACCCCCCGTCACTCACTCGATTGGCGAGAGACGGCCGGTTCGTTTTCCGGGAGAGCGGCATTCGGGCGATCGACGCGGTGACCGAAAAACAAATCGAGTTCAAAGACGGATGGGAAGTGAACGGCCATTCGGGCTACTTCCCCGCGTGGGGGACGGTTGCCGTGGGGCGTGGGTGCGAAATTCGCGTCATCCCTTCCCCCAAAATCCTCGACGTGCCGCCGGCCCTGCTCGAACTCTGGGCACAGGTCGCGGTGCGTGGCGAACTCGGGCCGGACGGCGAGTTCGTGAAGTGGACCGAACAGACGTGGGAGAAAAAGCGGCAAGAGCTGGCCGCGATCCCGCCGCCGCACCCGGACTTCCCGTTCCCCGGCTACGTCGTCACGGACAAGTTGCACTGGCTCCGTGCCGAGTACGAAGCCGCCGCTGAGAAAGACAAGCTCCGCTTGGCGGCCGACTTGCTCCGCCGGTCGGAGGAAAGCGGCGACAATGTCGAGGCGGTGCGGTGGCGTGCCGAGACGGATCGCCTCTCGCCGCACGTCGCCCCCTCGCCGCGGGAGAAGTGA
- a CDS encoding replication initiator protein A, whose translation MLSTMSKRSQPKGDTQPDLFTAKFADIPIRDQRDTMERPFFSLSKKPRLAPIEYRVGDVWVEVTANSKFGMASIWDADILIWAATQVTEALDRGLSPDRTIRFHPYNLLKAVRRPVGGDHYRRLREALDRLTHTAVRTNIRAQGKKKSSSFHWLEGWNEVVNEATGDTIAMTLTLPDWLFSGIVNKGGVLTIHEDYFLLTGGIGRWLYRVARKHAGSQEQGWQFTMRQLYEKSGSAARFSDFALDVRRVIESDCLPEYALSVHRTAEDEVVTFTPRCRLSATDPRFQPSRNPRRRTGLGMTEPTLSLASAVTAE comes from the coding sequence ATGCTGAGCACCATGTCAAAGCGCTCACAGCCCAAAGGGGACACCCAGCCCGATCTGTTCACGGCCAAGTTCGCCGACATCCCCATTCGGGATCAACGCGATACGATGGAGCGGCCGTTCTTCAGCCTGTCGAAAAAACCCCGACTGGCGCCCATCGAGTACCGCGTCGGCGACGTCTGGGTCGAAGTGACGGCCAACTCGAAATTCGGTATGGCGAGCATTTGGGACGCAGACATCCTCATCTGGGCGGCCACCCAGGTCACCGAGGCGCTTGACCGCGGCCTGTCGCCCGACCGCACCATCCGCTTTCACCCGTACAACTTGCTTAAAGCGGTTCGCCGGCCTGTAGGCGGTGACCATTACCGTCGTCTGCGGGAGGCGCTGGACCGGTTGACCCACACCGCCGTCCGCACCAACATCCGCGCTCAGGGGAAGAAGAAATCGTCCTCGTTCCACTGGCTGGAGGGCTGGAACGAGGTGGTGAACGAGGCGACGGGGGACACGATCGCCATGACGCTTACCCTGCCGGACTGGCTATTCAGTGGCATCGTGAACAAGGGCGGCGTCCTCACCATTCACGAGGATTATTTCCTGCTCACCGGCGGCATCGGGCGCTGGCTGTACCGCGTGGCTCGCAAGCACGCGGGGAGCCAGGAACAGGGCTGGCAATTCACCATGCGCCAGCTCTACGAGAAGTCCGGCTCCGCCGCCCGGTTCTCCGATTTCGCCCTCGATGTCCGGCGCGTGATCGAGTCCGACTGCCTGCCGGAGTACGCTCTGTCTGTTCACCGCACCGCCGAGGATGAGGTCGTTACCTTCACGCCGCGGTGCCGACTGTCCGCCACCGACCCGCGGTTCCAGCCTTCGCGCAACCCGCGCCGGCGGACGGGGCTTGGCATGACCGAACCCACACTGTCGCTGGCCAGCGCGGTCACGGCCGAATAG
- the tnpB gene encoding IS66 family insertion sequence element accessory protein TnpB (TnpB, as the term is used for proteins encoded by IS66 family insertion elements, is considered an accessory protein, since TnpC, encoded by a neighboring gene, is a DDE family transposase.), translating into MLTLLPGGRILVAVEPVDGRKGIDSLAGVVRSALKGDPLSGDLFVFKTRRGDKLKILAWMGDGFALYLRRLEKGTFAFPAATDASVAVTSAQLAMILGGLDPAKARERRRYKTPA; encoded by the coding sequence ATGCTGACCCTGCTACCCGGCGGCCGCATCCTGGTCGCCGTCGAACCGGTAGACGGCCGCAAGGGGATCGACTCCCTCGCCGGGGTGGTGCGCTCGGCCCTTAAGGGCGATCCACTCTCGGGCGACCTGTTCGTCTTCAAGACCCGCCGCGGCGACAAGCTCAAGATCCTCGCCTGGATGGGCGATGGGTTCGCCCTGTACCTGCGCCGACTGGAGAAGGGGACGTTCGCCTTCCCCGCCGCCACGGACGCCAGCGTGGCCGTCACCTCAGCACAGTTGGCAATGATCCTCGGCGGCCTCGATCCGGCCAAGGCCCGCGAACGCCGGCGGTACAAAACGCCGGCGTGA
- the tnpA gene encoding IS66 family insertion sequence element accessory protein TnpA: MSAHRPEKVQAWRALVDAWKRTGQTVNAFCRARQITRSNFDRWRRILAAKPSVSVPLPAFVPVRVVAEPMAEIVLRSGTVVRLPLGAAPDAVTRLVSAVGAASC; the protein is encoded by the coding sequence ATGTCAGCACACCGCCCCGAGAAAGTTCAGGCTTGGCGAGCCTTGGTCGATGCCTGGAAGCGAACGGGCCAGACGGTCAACGCCTTCTGTCGCGCCCGCCAGATCACTCGGTCTAACTTCGACCGCTGGCGGCGGATCCTGGCCGCCAAACCGAGCGTGTCTGTTCCGCTTCCGGCGTTCGTACCCGTTCGCGTCGTCGCCGAGCCGATGGCCGAGATTGTCCTCCGGTCGGGGACCGTGGTGCGGCTGCCGCTGGGTGCCGCGCCCGACGCCGTCACCCGGTTGGTGAGCGCGGTGGGGGCGGCGTCATGCTGA
- the tnpC gene encoding IS66 family transposase — protein sequence MPPTDDIDAVRQKLTHAEAVIAELRGVVANLRKQVEAQQAHIHRLVKRTFGRGGERVEGPTLFDGIDPPEAEVPPPVQPPTPEQPAPRKRKGHGRRRKPADLPRRREEIDLSDAEKMCACCGTAKIRIGQIVSERLDYQPMALFVRELVRPTYACRSCESQGHDPQIARAVLPPEPIPKSGIGSGLLAHVIVSKMVDHLPLHRQESILARHGWDVCRSTLCDHLKKCGELLTPLYDLMHRRLLQSFAIHADDTPLVLLRPRRSAFAWVYLGDAANPYTLFDLTAGRRQEFPQAFLGGYRGFVHADAYDGYNGVHDHVRHLGCWMHARRYFVEAEPSDPRAIEALAFVRTLYAVERAIQDERDRPGSTFTDADVVRVRRTRAGPILAAFADWLDVQHRCSTPKSLFGQAVGYARNQWASLVRYVDDARFAIDNGAAERAIRPLAIGRANWLHVGGDGGLKTASVLLSVCASATRHRLNPWAYLRDVLDLLTVRPDSADLSDLLPDAKTRRYSRTD from the coding sequence ATGCCGCCGACTGATGACATCGACGCGGTTCGCCAGAAGTTGACCCACGCGGAGGCCGTGATCGCGGAACTCCGCGGGGTGGTGGCCAACCTCCGCAAGCAGGTCGAGGCCCAGCAGGCCCACATCCACCGCCTGGTGAAGAGGACGTTCGGCCGCGGCGGCGAGCGGGTCGAAGGCCCGACCCTGTTCGACGGGATCGACCCGCCAGAAGCCGAAGTCCCGCCGCCCGTCCAGCCGCCGACCCCCGAACAACCGGCCCCGAGGAAGCGGAAGGGGCACGGCCGGCGGCGCAAGCCGGCGGACCTGCCTCGTCGCCGCGAGGAGATCGACCTGAGCGACGCCGAGAAAATGTGTGCCTGCTGCGGGACGGCCAAGATCCGCATCGGGCAGATCGTCAGTGAACGGCTGGACTACCAGCCGATGGCTCTCTTCGTCCGCGAGTTGGTGCGGCCGACGTACGCCTGTAGGTCTTGTGAGTCGCAGGGCCACGACCCGCAGATCGCCAGGGCGGTCCTGCCTCCGGAGCCGATCCCGAAGAGCGGCATCGGCAGCGGACTGCTGGCCCACGTCATCGTGTCGAAGATGGTCGATCACTTGCCGCTGCACCGCCAGGAATCGATCCTCGCCCGGCACGGTTGGGACGTGTGTCGTTCCACCCTGTGCGACCACCTGAAGAAGTGCGGCGAACTGCTGACGCCGCTCTACGACCTGATGCACCGCCGCCTGCTTCAGTCGTTCGCGATTCACGCCGACGACACGCCGTTGGTGCTGCTGCGGCCGCGGCGATCCGCCTTCGCGTGGGTGTACCTGGGCGACGCCGCAAACCCATACACCCTGTTCGACCTCACGGCCGGACGCCGCCAGGAGTTCCCGCAGGCGTTCCTTGGCGGGTACCGCGGGTTCGTCCACGCCGACGCGTATGACGGGTACAACGGGGTGCATGACCACGTGCGGCATCTCGGGTGCTGGATGCACGCCCGGCGGTACTTCGTGGAGGCCGAGCCGAGCGACCCGCGGGCGATCGAGGCGCTGGCGTTCGTCCGCACCCTCTACGCCGTCGAACGCGCGATCCAGGACGAACGCGATCGGCCCGGCAGCACGTTCACCGACGCCGACGTGGTGCGGGTCCGACGGACGCGGGCCGGACCGATCCTCGCCGCGTTCGCCGACTGGCTCGACGTACAACACCGCTGCTCGACGCCGAAGAGCCTGTTCGGTCAGGCCGTCGGGTACGCGCGGAACCAGTGGGCGTCGCTCGTCCGCTACGTCGATGACGCGCGATTCGCCATCGACAACGGGGCCGCCGAGCGGGCCATCCGTCCGTTGGCAATCGGCCGCGCCAACTGGCTACACGTGGGCGGTGACGGCGGGCTGAAGACCGCCTCCGTGCTACTGAGCGTCTGCGCCAGCGCGACCCGGCACCGGCTCAATCCGTGGGCATACCTCCGCGACGTGCTCGACCTCCTGACCGTCCGCCCTGACAGTGCCGACCTGTCCGACCTCCTGCCCGATGCCAAGACCCGCCGTTACAGCCGAACGGATTGA
- a CDS encoding ECF-type sigma factor — protein MSDVTRLLDAAAAGDRRAAADLLPLVYDELRKLATARMGAEVPGHTLDATALVHEAYLRLVSDQHFDGRGHFFAAAAEAMRRVMVDAARRKATVRRGGARRRVRFDELRAITESPDGLLDLHDALDLFATEEPLKAKLVELRFFAGLSVSEAAAALGISPATAARWWEFARLWLFAELRGEDNLPPV, from the coding sequence ATGTCCGACGTGACCCGCCTCCTCGATGCCGCCGCGGCCGGTGACCGCCGGGCTGCCGCCGATCTGCTGCCGCTCGTCTACGACGAGTTGCGGAAGCTCGCGACCGCCCGAATGGGCGCCGAGGTCCCTGGCCACACCCTCGACGCCACCGCCCTCGTTCACGAGGCGTACCTGCGGCTCGTGAGCGACCAGCACTTCGACGGCCGCGGCCACTTCTTCGCCGCCGCCGCCGAGGCCATGCGGCGGGTCATGGTGGATGCGGCCCGCCGCAAGGCGACAGTGCGTCGTGGTGGCGCTCGACGTCGCGTGCGATTCGATGAACTCCGGGCAATCACCGAGTCGCCGGACGGCCTGCTCGACCTCCATGACGCGCTCGACCTGTTCGCCACCGAAGAGCCGCTCAAGGCGAAGTTGGTCGAGCTCCGGTTTTTCGCGGGGCTCTCGGTGAGCGAGGCCGCCGCGGCCCTTGGCATTTCCCCGGCGACTGCGGCACGCTGGTGGGAGTTCGCCCGGCTGTGGCTGTTCGCCGAACTCCGGGGCGAAGATAATTTGCCGCCGGTGTGA
- a CDS encoding PDDEXK nuclease domain-containing protein, whose protein sequence is MFEDWIDILFGGSHDINLPTLSVTGGVGPLTGSGRISWRRDEGIRLQGVTDGAQALQERLFGRMNSSTPGQLIPHSEFLTFVGRNQYGWDVTTDATTQDGYRTHSDLPDVVWDHTVTGVTLTQEDQRDQEHVLRLLIGPPAEDVAEQPDTHVVPHGLAISAVTTDLFPLPWSHYVRLLSIENLHARHFYEAEAIRGAWSVRQLDRQIGSQFYERTALSRNKAALLSKGQVPQPGDALTAEEEIRDPLVLEFLNLKDEYGESELEEALVQHLEAFLLELGDDFCFVGRQRKLRLDDKWFKIDLVFFHRRLRCVILIDLKLGAFGHADAGQMNLYLNYAKEHWTREGENPPVGLILCAKKGHDEARYALEGLGNKVLASTYRMTLPDEQVLAAELERTRRALELRATAKPDENPSG, encoded by the coding sequence GCGTTGGCCCCTTAACCGGCAGCGGACGCATAAGCTGGCGACGGGATGAAGGGATTCGATTACAGGGCGTCACTGACGGTGCCCAGGCGCTCCAAGAGCGACTTTTCGGTCGCATGAACAGCAGCACCCCGGGACAGCTCATCCCGCATTCCGAATTCCTGACGTTCGTGGGGCGCAACCAGTACGGGTGGGATGTGACCACCGACGCGACGACCCAGGACGGTTATCGCACTCACTCCGATCTGCCCGATGTGGTGTGGGACCACACCGTGACGGGCGTGACCCTGACCCAAGAAGACCAGCGAGACCAAGAGCATGTGCTGCGTCTCCTCATCGGACCCCCTGCTGAAGACGTGGCCGAACAGCCGGACACACACGTGGTGCCGCATGGCTTAGCAATCAGCGCAGTGACAACCGATCTCTTCCCGTTGCCCTGGTCGCATTACGTGCGGCTGCTGTCGATAGAGAACCTGCACGCGCGCCATTTTTACGAGGCCGAGGCGATCCGCGGCGCGTGGTCGGTGCGCCAGCTCGACCGGCAGATCGGCTCACAGTTCTACGAGCGCACGGCGCTCTCGCGCAACAAGGCAGCGCTGCTGTCGAAGGGACAGGTGCCACAGCCGGGCGACGCGCTCACCGCCGAAGAAGAAATTCGTGATCCGCTCGTACTCGAATTCCTGAACCTGAAAGACGAGTACGGCGAGAGCGAGTTGGAGGAAGCGCTGGTCCAACACCTGGAAGCGTTCCTGCTCGAACTTGGCGACGATTTTTGCTTCGTCGGGCGGCAGCGGAAATTGCGACTCGATGACAAGTGGTTCAAGATCGACCTGGTGTTCTTTCACCGACGGCTCCGTTGTGTCATCCTCATAGACTTGAAACTTGGTGCGTTCGGTCACGCCGACGCCGGCCAGATGAATCTGTACCTGAACTATGCCAAGGAGCACTGGACGCGCGAGGGGGAAAACCCGCCGGTCGGGCTGATTCTCTGCGCCAAGAAGGGGCACGACGAGGCCCGTTACGCGCTCGAAGGGTTGGGCAATAAGGTACTCGCCTCGACCTACCGAATGACACTGCCCGATGAACAGGTGCTCGCGGCCGAACTGGAGCGGACGCGGCGTGCGCTGGAACTGCGGGCAACAGCGAAGCCAGACGAGAATCCCAGTGGTTGA